The Tripterygium wilfordii isolate XIE 37 chromosome 23, ASM1340144v1, whole genome shotgun sequence genomic sequence TCATTCTCTTATAAATACCCCCCTCTATCCATATGCGGAGGGGGGAACATTTTTTCTACCTAAAGAACAAAAGGAACCATACTTTCCAAAAACCTTCACTAAATacactcagacaaaacaccaaaaccatagccggtcttccatctccgataaatactaacttgatcgttggagcctccacgaccgatACCACCCAAACCGGTCAAGGAGCTTTACGATTGTTCTTGTTGTGATGTTTGCAGGATTTAATGTTGCAGACGGACCCCAAGAAGATAAAAGTTATCATTTCAACGATTGTAGTAATTTGCCCCCACAGTTCTGCTAGACACAATAAGTGAACAAGATAGAGGTCACGTCCAAATATAATGGCCAAATACATTAAAGATATTGTCCATTGTGGACCATGAGCCTGcacatatttgtttttctttgtctcACCATAGGTTCTTAGGCTCAGAAAACACGTTGTATGTTTGAGATATGCAAAACCTTTACTTATTTATCACTCGATTGTTGGGTTATGACAATCCGACATGGGATATTAGTTTTGACAATGTAAGTTGCGCTATTTATTAAAGAATGTCTGTTAGTGTTGAGAATATGCCAAAATGTTACAAAATAGTAAATTTAGAAGTGACTTGTGACAGTAAATCGACTAATTAGTAATGAAATTTTCGTTGCTAGCTAGGATTGAGTATTACTGTATATGATTACCATACTAAATTTTCATAcacaataaaaattattaatatttattttatgagaAAGAAACCTGCAACCACTACTCTCCGGGTGTGCACTAGGTAAATCATAAGCTCATATAATATAGCCTACAAACCACAAGTGAAATTTAAGCACATAATAATCATATGTATATGCTCGTTAGAAATCCAACCTACGACCTTCAAAAAGGAAATAATCGCTCCTAATTGTTAGACTCGGACATATTACCCATTATTCATGAGGATCAATATAGTAGAAAGTTTCATAGTTACACCCTTTTACTGCTTGATCTCAATGTCTCAGCCCATCTGCAAAGGAAGCTGCAAAAACCTCCATTCCTTGCTTCCTTAAAGCCAAACCAACCTCAACTCCTCCACTTCCGTCACGGCTCTCCGCCAATGAAAAGGCCCCAGTCTTATGCACAGACGTGATCTCTACTTTCTTCGGCCTGCCCCACCCGAAGTCCGCTTCGTAAACCTCGAACCGGGGTGACCCAGCAACTCCAACAGTTGGTGTTCCCGGTTCAATAGCCGAAAATTTTTCAAGCGCTCCCTTTGTTTCTTCAAGAACTCCTCTCTCCATTCCCTTAATCACCTCGCTAATTCTCTTGGCAATTAAAACGACGCCGTCCTCTCCCACCATGTCTTTTGCCTCAAAACTTGTACTAAAACTTGCAACGCAATTACCAAAATAGTTCACCGGAACCGGTGGCTCCAAACGGGTCCTAACATCGGCcatgaaaccaaaaaaaacctTCTTCTTCTGCTCAAAGTTCTTGGCTTCGGCCATGAGAGACAATGTATAAGCACAAACAAGAACAAATGTAGATAAATGGAGTGATTTGGGTTCTTCTTCCTCACTTAGTTGAGACGATATTCTCTCTCTCAGTTTCTTGATATCTTCACCGGTCAACTCAAATGTGGACCAAATCAAGCTCTCTGGAGAACTGATTTGTGGCATTACCTTCAAGTTTCGTGGATTTGGGTCTCGGAGGAGTTTTGCCCATTCGACTAGGAACTTCATCTGAAGGCCATCTGGGTCCTGAATAAGGGTTCGGTCCAAAACGGGTGTAAGATCGGCCGGTAATGAGGAAGAGTCGCCGTTTTTGCAGACATGAGCCCAAGCTCTGATAAACATGGTGGTGCTTTTCCCATCAAGAATCGAATGGTGTGTGGAGATCCCAATGGAAAACCCTTGGCGTGGAAACAGAGTTACCTGCACCGCCAGAATTGTCGCCGTCTCGTCAGATATTGACAACTTCGGCACGAGCGGATGCGATTCAGTAGCCTTGCGCGGTTTGTTACCGGATAGGCGGTCAAAGTTCGATTCAGACTCGGCGACGGTGAGAGAAACGGTGTCATTTGGGGTGTAGAGGATGA encodes the following:
- the LOC119993727 gene encoding phenolic glucoside malonyltransferase 1-like; this encodes MERLSFSRSHARQSLVACMYFSRGTKIGVVLMRPFPLCSGAHNAITLPCFWVQFSSPMESNGSLEILDVCKVAPFSDSSEPLSELSLPLTFFDTLWFRFSPVERVFFYPLTDSSDPTSFNSVILPKLKRSLSLTLRRFLPLAGNLTWPSHAAHPFILYTPNDTVSLTVAESESNFDRLSGNKPRKATESHPLVPKLSISDETATILAVQVTLFPRQGFSIGISTHHSILDGKSTTMFIRAWAHVCKNGDSSSLPADLTPVLDRTLIQDPDGLQMKFLVEWAKLLRDPNPRNLKVMPQISSPESLIWSTFELTGEDIKKLRERISSQLSEEEEPKSLHLSTFVLVCAYTLSLMAEAKNFEQKKKVFFGFMADVRTRLEPPVPVNYFGNCVASFSTSFEAKDMVGEDGVVLIAKRISEVIKGMERGVLEETKGALEKFSAIEPGTPTVGVAGSPRFEVYEADFGWGRPKKVEITSVHKTGAFSLAESRDGSGGVEVGLALRKQGMEVFAASFADGLRH